In one window of Agromyces badenianii DNA:
- a CDS encoding SOS response-associated peptidase yields MCGRFANDAKIDELIQEFVAEGNDYRDWRPQYSIAPTELVPIVRERQQKQTGEITRSIDAAVWNFHPSFMKDSKRPQFNTRIETVATNGLWKGAFASSRCLVPMRGYYEWTGEPGHKQAFFLHGERPLLAAAGIYTTRKVGDEWEVSTSIITREARDASGEVHDRMPVFLERDVWNEYLAPVKLYDDGRAEMVALLTSESERVASTISHYEVDRRVNNSRAVDPADPTLIEPID; encoded by the coding sequence ATGTGCGGGCGATTCGCGAACGATGCCAAGATCGACGAGCTCATCCAGGAGTTCGTCGCCGAGGGCAACGACTACCGCGACTGGAGGCCGCAGTACTCCATCGCCCCGACCGAGCTCGTGCCGATCGTGCGAGAGCGACAGCAGAAGCAGACGGGCGAGATCACCCGGTCGATCGACGCCGCGGTGTGGAACTTCCACCCCTCGTTCATGAAGGATTCGAAGCGCCCGCAGTTCAACACGCGCATCGAGACGGTTGCCACCAACGGACTGTGGAAGGGCGCGTTCGCGTCGTCCCGCTGCCTCGTGCCGATGCGCGGCTACTACGAGTGGACGGGTGAGCCCGGGCACAAGCAGGCGTTCTTCCTGCACGGTGAACGGCCCCTGCTCGCTGCCGCGGGCATCTACACGACCCGCAAGGTCGGCGACGAGTGGGAGGTCTCGACCTCGATCATCACTCGAGAGGCGAGGGATGCCTCAGGCGAGGTGCACGACCGCATGCCGGTCTTCCTCGAGCGCGACGTGTGGAACGAGTACCTGGCTCCGGTCAAGCTCTACGACGACGGCAGAGCCGAGATGGTCGCACTGCTCACGAGCGAGTCCGAGCGCGTCGCCTCGACGATCTCGCACTACGAGGTCGACCGGCGGGTCAACAACTCTCGCGCGGTCGATCCCGCCGACCCTACCCTCATCGAGCCGATCGACTGA
- a CDS encoding DUF2252 domain-containing protein, whose protein sequence is MNTHHEASDAVEPLPDPTDFAAREEWGRAARRRSPRTDHADWSPAADRPDPVALLEEQATSRVAELIPIRHARMMVSPFTFYRGAALIMAADLAGTADSGITVQLCGDAHLSNFGVFGTPERKLVFDINDFDETLPGPWEWDVKRLAASFEVAGRHLGFSGAECREVTVEAVRGYRERMRRAAASRVLDAWYDRLDAEQITDWVRAEQRADNLQKEQVKRTEAILAKARTRDSMRAFSKLVDVVDGELRITADPPLIVPVEDLWPDGRAPEQDELWMRDLLKEFQTTLSLSRHPFQEYTYVHMARKVVGVGSVGTRVWIVLLRGRDNGDPLLLQAKEAQASVLERFLAPSRYAEHGERVVRGQRLMQAASDLFLGWQRVGLPDGGERDFYVRQLHDWKGAFEVEGAVPSGAKLYARMCGETLARAHARSGDRVAIAAYLGGSDRFDEAIADFAVSYADQNDRDYETFVAAVASGRLEAAASA, encoded by the coding sequence ATGAACACGCACCACGAGGCATCCGATGCCGTCGAGCCGCTGCCCGACCCCACCGACTTCGCGGCCCGGGAGGAGTGGGGACGCGCGGCGCGGCGGCGTTCGCCGCGAACCGACCACGCCGACTGGAGCCCGGCCGCCGACCGGCCCGACCCCGTGGCGCTGCTCGAGGAACAGGCGACGAGCCGGGTCGCCGAGCTCATCCCGATCCGTCATGCCCGCATGATGGTCTCGCCGTTCACCTTCTACCGCGGCGCCGCCCTCATCATGGCCGCCGACCTCGCGGGCACGGCCGACTCCGGCATCACGGTGCAGCTCTGCGGCGACGCCCACCTCTCGAACTTCGGCGTCTTCGGCACGCCCGAGCGCAAGCTCGTCTTCGACATCAACGACTTCGACGAGACGCTGCCAGGCCCGTGGGAGTGGGACGTCAAGCGGCTCGCCGCGAGCTTCGAGGTGGCGGGCCGGCACCTCGGCTTCAGCGGCGCCGAATGCCGCGAGGTCACCGTCGAGGCGGTGCGAGGCTATCGAGAGCGGATGCGTCGGGCCGCCGCCTCCCGCGTGCTCGACGCCTGGTACGACCGACTCGACGCCGAGCAGATCACGGACTGGGTGCGGGCGGAGCAGCGGGCGGACAACCTGCAGAAGGAGCAGGTGAAGCGCACCGAGGCCATCCTTGCGAAGGCCCGCACACGCGACAGCATGCGCGCGTTCTCGAAACTCGTCGACGTCGTCGACGGCGAGTTGCGCATCACGGCCGACCCGCCGTTGATCGTGCCCGTCGAGGACCTCTGGCCCGACGGCCGCGCGCCCGAGCAGGACGAGCTGTGGATGCGGGATCTGCTGAAGGAGTTCCAGACGACGCTCTCACTGTCCCGGCATCCGTTTCAGGAGTACACCTACGTGCACATGGCCCGGAAGGTCGTCGGGGTCGGCAGTGTCGGCACCCGGGTCTGGATCGTGCTGCTGCGCGGCCGCGACAACGGCGACCCACTGCTGCTCCAGGCGAAGGAGGCGCAGGCGTCGGTGCTCGAGCGCTTCCTCGCGCCGAGCCGGTACGCCGAGCACGGCGAGCGTGTCGTGCGAGGTCAGCGCCTCATGCAGGCCGCCAGCGACCTCTTCCTCGGTTGGCAGCGGGTGGGCCTCCCCGACGGGGGCGAGCGCGACTTCTACGTGCGGCAGTTGCATGACTGGAAAGGGGCCTTCGAGGTCGAGGGCGCCGTGCCATCCGGAGCGAAGCTGTACGCGCGGATGTGCGGCGAGACGCTCGCTCGCGCCCATGCCCGCTCGGGCGATCGTGTGGCGATCGCCGCGTACCTCGGCGGCAGCGACCGGTTCGATGAGGCGATCGCCGACTTCGCGGTCTCGTATGCCGACCAGAACGACCGCGACTACGAGACCTTCGTCGCGGCCGTCGCCTCCGGCCGGCTCGAAGCGGCCGCGTCGGCCTGA
- a CDS encoding MFS transporter, with product MNKWSVVAILGSAQFVMVLDGTVMNVSISTVVVDLDTTVTAMQTAITFYTLTMAALMLLGAKLGDVWGRRRAFVIGSCIYAVGSLITALSPNVQFLFLGWSIIEGLGAVLVIPAVAALIADNYEGADRITAYAIIGAVSGAAVAAGPLIGGFLTTYASWRYVFIGEVVIMIGVVLFTRVIADRTTRQAVRIDLWSVLLSAVGLVFVVLGMLQSKTWGWITPLQSPVIAGVEIAPLGISLSAWLIVAGGGLLALFVRRQRRLSAAGRQPLVDVALFGITRLRSGLAVLGAQYTITAGLFFMVPVYLQMTLGFDALETGLKIFPLSISLILFSIVGTRLAQLWSPRRIVRVGQIALVLSSILLLASVDLELQSFAFGFGMFVAGAALGLLASQLGNVNMSSVSESQTSEVGGLQGVFQNLGSSLGTALIGSVLIGALATSFASGVAASELPAEAQSIVQERTDAGVAIVPAADVPGIAEDAGLSEAEGEELSRVYTESQVSSLRTAFFALIAIALASLLFSRGIPAEVLGRRLEAEDAPAAK from the coding sequence ATGAACAAGTGGTCGGTCGTCGCGATCCTCGGGTCCGCCCAGTTCGTCATGGTGCTCGACGGCACCGTCATGAACGTGTCGATCTCGACCGTCGTCGTCGATCTCGATACGACGGTCACCGCCATGCAGACGGCGATCACCTTCTACACGCTCACCATGGCGGCGCTCATGCTGCTCGGTGCGAAGCTCGGTGATGTGTGGGGCCGGCGACGAGCGTTCGTCATCGGATCGTGCATCTACGCCGTCGGCTCGCTCATCACCGCGCTGAGCCCGAATGTGCAGTTCCTCTTCCTCGGTTGGTCGATCATCGAAGGCCTCGGCGCGGTGCTCGTGATTCCGGCGGTCGCCGCGCTCATCGCCGACAACTACGAAGGCGCCGACCGCATCACGGCCTATGCGATCATCGGGGCCGTCTCCGGCGCGGCCGTCGCGGCCGGGCCGCTCATCGGCGGATTCCTGACCACCTACGCGAGCTGGCGCTACGTGTTCATCGGCGAGGTCGTCATCATGATCGGCGTCGTGCTCTTCACTCGGGTGATCGCCGACCGCACCACGCGGCAGGCGGTGCGCATCGACCTCTGGAGCGTGCTGCTCTCTGCCGTCGGGCTCGTCTTCGTGGTGCTCGGCATGCTGCAGAGCAAGACCTGGGGCTGGATCACGCCGCTGCAGTCGCCGGTCATCGCCGGCGTCGAGATCGCGCCGCTCGGCATCTCGCTGAGCGCCTGGCTGATCGTCGCGGGCGGCGGCCTGCTCGCGTTGTTCGTGCGCCGGCAGCGCCGGCTCTCGGCCGCCGGGCGGCAGCCGCTCGTCGATGTCGCGCTCTTCGGGATCACGCGACTCCGCAGTGGCCTCGCAGTGCTCGGCGCGCAGTACACGATCACGGCTGGCCTCTTCTTCATGGTGCCGGTGTACCTGCAGATGACGCTCGGATTCGACGCGCTCGAGACGGGTCTCAAGATCTTCCCGCTGTCGATCTCGCTCATCCTCTTCTCGATCGTCGGCACACGGCTCGCGCAGCTCTGGTCGCCGCGACGCATCGTGCGCGTCGGTCAGATCGCGCTCGTGCTGAGCTCGATCCTGCTGCTCGCGTCGGTCGATCTGGAGCTGCAGAGCTTCGCGTTCGGCTTCGGCATGTTCGTCGCAGGCGCCGCGCTCGGATTGCTCGCCTCGCAGCTCGGCAATGTCAACATGTCGAGTGTCTCCGAGTCGCAGACGAGCGAGGTCGGGGGGCTGCAGGGCGTCTTCCAGAACCTCGGATCGTCGCTCGGCACCGCGCTCATCGGCTCGGTGCTGATCGGCGCCCTCGCGACCTCGTTCGCTTCGGGGGTGGCCGCGAGCGAACTGCCCGCCGAAGCGCAATCGATCGTGCAGGAGCGCACGGATGCCGGCGTCGCGATCGTGCCCGCCGCCGATGTGCCGGGAATCGCGGAGGACGCCGGGCTCAGCGAGGCAGAGGGCGAAGAACTCTCCCGCGTCTACACCGAGTCGCAGGTCTCGTCACTGCGCACGGCGTTCTTCGCGCTCATCGCGATCGCGCTGGCGTCACTGCTGTTCTCACGCGGCATCCCCGCAGAGGTGCTCGGCCGGCGCCTGGAGGCAGAGGATGCACCGGCGGCGAAGTGA
- a CDS encoding class II glutamine amidotransferase, protein MCRWLAYSGEPLQPSLVILDAQHSLVAQSLDSPLGAETVNGDGFGFGWYPVGSTAGSHPSTFHSVEPAWNDENLREITDAIESPLFLSHVRAAAGPPIQRTNCHPFRHHNWLFMHNGVIHGFHAMKRDLTFAVDPSLYPDIQGTTDSEVLFHLALTFGLLDDPIAGMTRAVQFVEQTGREHGIGYPMQGTIALADGATIWAFRYSSEGRSRTLFHSVDIPTLQEMYPDVPRLKLFGENARVVVSEPLNDLPGAFVEVPESVVAILGPEGYHYEPFMAGAGVR, encoded by the coding sequence ATGTGCCGCTGGCTCGCATACTCGGGAGAACCGCTGCAACCTTCTCTCGTGATCCTCGACGCGCAGCATTCGCTCGTCGCGCAGTCGCTCGATTCGCCGCTCGGCGCCGAGACGGTGAACGGCGACGGCTTCGGTTTCGGCTGGTATCCCGTCGGCTCGACGGCGGGAAGCCACCCGTCGACCTTCCACAGCGTCGAACCGGCATGGAACGACGAGAACCTGCGCGAGATCACCGACGCGATCGAGAGCCCGCTCTTCCTCAGCCATGTGCGCGCGGCCGCCGGGCCGCCGATCCAGCGCACCAACTGCCATCCGTTCCGCCATCACAACTGGCTCTTCATGCACAACGGGGTGATCCACGGCTTCCACGCGATGAAGCGCGATCTCACCTTCGCAGTCGACCCCTCGCTCTACCCCGACATCCAGGGCACGACCGACTCGGAGGTGCTGTTCCACCTCGCCCTCACCTTCGGCCTCCTCGACGATCCGATCGCGGGCATGACGAGGGCGGTGCAGTTCGTGGAGCAGACCGGCCGCGAGCACGGCATCGGCTACCCGATGCAGGGCACGATCGCGCTCGCCGACGGCGCCACGATCTGGGCGTTCCGCTACTCGTCGGAGGGTCGGTCGCGCACCCTCTTCCACTCCGTCGACATCCCGACGCTGCAGGAGATGTATCCGGATGTCCCGCGCTTGAAACTCTTCGGCGAGAACGCGCGCGTCGTGGTCTCCGAACCGCTCAACGACCTGCCCGGTGCGTTCGTCGAGGTGCCGGAGTCGGTCGTCGCGATCCTCGGGCCGGAGGGATACCACTACGAGCCGTTCATGGCGGGTGCCGGGGTGCGCTGA